A stretch of the Desulfobacter sp. genome encodes the following:
- the rlmN gene encoding 23S rRNA (adenine(2503)-C(2))-methyltransferase RlmN, with product MEREQINILAFSLDRLVKTFEKDYAKGAYHAHSLYKEVFKKGNFKFLSAPEFTASLQFAKALKGNLLLDPGTVIKTFKEENLTKFITQLSDGLKIESVIIPMARHNTLCVSSQVGCKMGCAFCETARMGFKRSLLVSEIVGQVFNARHALGHDIKNIVFMGMGEPFDNFDAVMAAVGIMNEQKGFDIALRHITLSTAGLVPGIERLGKMNLPGIRLAISVNGSDDNIRSSLMPVNNTWPMAALKNALMNYPLPKRGVFLFEYILIKGVNDSPAHAEHLAEFIHPLPVRLNLIPYNPIDAFDHESPGDEEMHTFADSLTQKGIFVIKRWSKGRSVSAGCGQLGKDIH from the coding sequence ATGGAAAGAGAACAGATCAACATATTGGCGTTTTCCCTGGACCGCCTGGTAAAAACTTTTGAAAAAGACTACGCCAAGGGGGCTTACCATGCCCATTCCCTCTACAAAGAGGTATTTAAAAAAGGCAATTTTAAATTTTTATCTGCTCCTGAATTCACCGCTTCTCTCCAATTTGCAAAAGCCCTTAAAGGAAACCTTCTGCTTGATCCGGGAACAGTGATCAAGACCTTTAAGGAAGAGAACCTGACAAAATTTATCACCCAATTGTCAGACGGGCTGAAAATAGAGTCTGTCATCATTCCCATGGCCCGGCACAACACCCTTTGCGTCTCCAGCCAGGTGGGATGCAAAATGGGGTGTGCCTTTTGTGAAACCGCCCGCATGGGATTCAAGCGGAGCCTTTTGGTCTCGGAGATTGTGGGCCAGGTCTTTAATGCCCGCCATGCTCTGGGTCATGATATTAAAAATATTGTGTTCATGGGTATGGGAGAGCCTTTTGATAATTTTGATGCTGTCATGGCTGCGGTGGGGATCATGAACGAGCAAAAAGGGTTTGACATTGCCCTGCGCCATATCACCCTGTCCACTGCCGGCCTTGTGCCGGGCATTGAACGGCTGGGAAAGATGAACCTGCCCGGCATCCGCCTGGCCATCTCTGTTAACGGCTCGGATGATAACATCCGGTCAAGCCTCATGCCGGTGAACAACACCTGGCCCATGGCAGCACTTAAAAACGCCCTGATGAATTATCCCCTTCCCAAACGGGGGGTCTTTTTATTTGAATATATTCTTATCAAAGGGGTGAATGATTCCCCTGCCCATGCAGAGCATCTGGCAGAATTTATTCATCCTCTGCCGGTCCGGCTCAACCTCATCCCCTATAATCCCATTGATGCCTTTGACCATGAGAGCCCCGGTGATGAGGAGATGCACACATTTGCAGACAGCCTGACCCAAAAGGGGATATTTGTGATCAAGCGCTGGAGCAAGGGACGGTCTGTCTCTGCCGGGTGCGGCCAGCTGGGAAAAGATATTCACTGA
- a CDS encoding glyoxylate/hydroxypyruvate reductase A → MALTLICPDKDPAPWIRALNDADPKLEIRVWPDDHPREEIELALTWSHPWGCLTLYPNLGCISSMGAGVDHLLSDPDLPGDIPLVRIIDSGLVSDMAEYILLAVLSHFRQFDIYHNRQSHQDWHPLAPLDKKDFSIGIMGLGQLGRAAAQQLISHGFSVTGWKNSSGTIPGIPSFYGKEQLFEFLSQTRVLICLLPLTQATCRILNSQTFSRLARESYLINVGRGKHLDENALIPALDRGLLSGACLDVFDKEPLEPGHPFWSHPKIKITPHISSLTHPASVAPQIIENLKRLRTGRPLLNLVDPQKGY, encoded by the coding sequence ATGGCACTGACCCTTATCTGCCCAGACAAAGACCCGGCCCCTTGGATCAGGGCCCTGAACGACGCTGATCCAAAACTTGAAATCCGAGTATGGCCCGATGACCATCCCAGAGAAGAGATTGAGCTGGCATTGACCTGGTCCCATCCTTGGGGATGTTTAACCCTTTATCCCAACCTTGGATGTATCTCCTCCATGGGTGCGGGCGTGGACCATCTGCTCTCAGATCCTGATTTGCCCGGGGATATTCCCCTTGTCCGCATAATAGACAGCGGCCTGGTCAGTGATATGGCTGAATACATCCTTTTGGCCGTGCTCTCCCATTTCAGACAATTTGACATTTATCACAACCGCCAGTCCCATCAGGACTGGCACCCCCTTGCCCCTCTGGACAAAAAAGACTTTTCCATCGGCATCATGGGCCTTGGACAATTGGGAAGGGCTGCTGCCCAGCAATTAATCTCCCACGGATTTTCAGTAACCGGCTGGAAAAACAGTTCCGGCACAATACCGGGAATCCCAAGTTTTTACGGAAAAGAACAGCTTTTCGAATTTTTAAGCCAAACCCGTGTATTGATCTGCCTTCTGCCCCTCACCCAGGCCACCTGCCGCATCTTAAACAGCCAAACCTTTTCCAGACTCGCTCGGGAAAGCTATCTGATCAATGTGGGCCGGGGAAAGCACCTGGATGAAAACGCCCTGATACCGGCCCTGGACAGGGGGCTATTGTCCGGCGCCTGCCTGGATGTCTTTGACAAAGAACCGCTGGAACCCGGCCATCCCTTCTGGTCCCATCCGAAAATCAAAATCACCCCCCACATATCAAGCCTTACCCATCCCGCATCCGTGGCCCCCCAGATCATTGAAAATCTGAAAAGATTGAGAACGGGCCGCCCCCTTTTAAATTTGGTTGACCCCCAAAAAGGGTATTAA
- a CDS encoding GNAT family N-acetyltransferase, with translation MFKKKTPSWKKHTVSTDAVLKKIEPGMHIFIGTGTAEPRTLVNALMSSEGHRLEDLTLIQLLSFGDAVSYKALESHRYRLRTFFSGWVSAEAITAGRVDMIPSRFSSIPALMKEGLIPIDVAFIQITPPSDNGYCSLGLGVDVSRRAMKHADLVIGEINEDIPFTLGDTFAHIDEFDMVIESKVPPFYFPRYPVEPVFDKIAENTASVIEDGSCIAFTYGPIYEALPKYLVRKKELGIHTPFFTDALMELAESGAVTNRQKGMFRGRSLTAYALGSKKLMHWLNKNPMVEFQSIDKVFNPMEIGRNRKFVMVLPVRRVDLSGRVALHSSSSNISAGPGQIADVLNGAEISPGGYTIVALPSRNRDGVANIRLFLDDSPDLLSLPESVDLVVTEFGVAHLKGRTLRERAQALIEIAHPEDRPGLVDGGKMENLLYPDQMFLADSAHFYPKEIETTQTFKDGLNVKFRAIRPSDEEQMRRLFYRFSDKAIYYRYFSPIKTMPHSKMQAYVNVDYRDVISVVGMVGEPGNQTLISEARIAKYPDKPFVDIAFVVDEDYQGKGIATFLFQMLTRLAKERGAVKMTADVLSSNRAMLKVFEKGEYPLTAKLEGGAYALSIDLTQTAR, from the coding sequence ATGTTTAAAAAGAAAACTCCCTCATGGAAAAAACATACCGTTTCCACGGATGCGGTCCTTAAAAAAATAGAACCTGGGATGCATATTTTCATCGGCACAGGAACAGCCGAGCCCAGAACCCTGGTCAATGCCCTCATGAGTTCCGAAGGCCACCGCCTGGAAGACCTGACCCTGATCCAGCTGCTCAGTTTCGGGGATGCGGTTTCCTACAAAGCCCTGGAATCCCACAGATACCGGCTGAGAACCTTTTTTTCAGGCTGGGTCTCGGCCGAAGCCATTACCGCAGGACGGGTGGATATGATCCCCTCCCGGTTTTCGTCCATCCCCGCCCTGATGAAAGAGGGACTCATCCCCATTGATGTGGCCTTTATCCAGATCACCCCGCCCAGTGACAACGGATACTGCAGTCTGGGGTTAGGCGTTGATGTGTCAAGGCGTGCCATGAAGCATGCCGATCTTGTGATCGGTGAAATCAACGAGGACATTCCCTTTACCCTGGGAGATACCTTTGCCCACATTGACGAATTTGACATGGTGATAGAGTCAAAGGTTCCGCCCTTTTATTTTCCCAGGTATCCGGTGGAACCGGTATTTGACAAAATTGCAGAAAATACCGCATCCGTCATTGAAGACGGCTCCTGTATCGCCTTTACCTACGGCCCCATTTACGAAGCCCTGCCCAAGTATCTTGTCAGAAAAAAAGAGCTGGGAATCCATACCCCGTTTTTTACCGACGCCCTAATGGAACTTGCAGAAAGCGGGGCTGTGACCAACCGGCAAAAGGGCATGTTCCGGGGGCGCTCTCTCACCGCCTATGCCCTGGGATCCAAAAAACTCATGCACTGGCTCAATAAAAACCCCATGGTGGAATTCCAGAGTATTGACAAGGTATTCAACCCCATGGAAATCGGGAGAAACAGAAAGTTTGTCATGGTGCTTCCGGTGCGGAGGGTGGACCTGTCCGGCAGGGTGGCCCTCCACTCCAGCTCCTCCAACATTTCCGCAGGCCCCGGCCAGATTGCAGATGTGCTCAACGGGGCTGAAATTTCCCCCGGGGGATATACCATTGTGGCCCTGCCCAGCCGGAACCGGGACGGGGTGGCCAATATCCGCCTCTTTCTGGATGATTCACCGGACCTGCTCAGCCTGCCGGAGTCTGTTGATCTGGTGGTCACGGAATTTGGCGTGGCCCATCTCAAGGGCCGAACCCTAAGGGAACGGGCCCAGGCCCTCATTGAAATTGCCCATCCCGAAGACAGGCCCGGTCTTGTGGACGGCGGAAAAATGGAAAACCTGCTCTACCCGGACCAGATGTTTCTTGCGGACAGTGCCCATTTTTATCCCAAAGAGATAGAGACCACCCAGACATTTAAGGACGGCCTCAATGTCAAATTCAGGGCCATACGCCCATCGGACGAGGAACAGATGAGGCGGCTATTTTACAGGTTCTCGGACAAGGCCATCTACTATCGGTATTTTTCACCCATCAAAACCATGCCCCACTCCAAGATGCAGGCCTATGTCAATGTAGATTACAGGGATGTTATCTCTGTGGTGGGCATGGTGGGAGAGCCCGGCAACCAGACCCTGATTTCAGAGGCCAGGATAGCCAAATACCCGGACAAACCCTTTGTGGATATTGCCTTTGTTGTGGATGAAGACTACCAGGGGAAAGGAATTGCCACCTTTTTATTCCAGATGCTGACCCGCCTGGCAAAGGAACGCGGGGCCGTAAAAATGACGGCGGATGTCCTTTCCTCCAACCGGGCCATGCTCAAGGTCTTTGAAAAGGGTGAGTATCCCCTGACGGCAAAACTCGAAGGCGGGGCCTATGCCCTGAGCATTGACTTGACCCAGACCGCCCGGTAA